One segment of Schistocerca nitens isolate TAMUIC-IGC-003100 chromosome 3, iqSchNite1.1, whole genome shotgun sequence DNA contains the following:
- the LOC126249792 gene encoding uncharacterized protein LOC126249792, producing the protein MGKTRDLYKKIREIKGKFQAKIGMIKDRNGKDLSEAENVKERWAEYVEDLYKKELHHDRAPTADVNVNLELEPDILESEIQWALENMADNKTSRHDEIPAELFKATGKDAVKVLHSICQKIWITQQWPEDWKRSVFIPISKRKSSKECSDYRTIALISHASKVMLKILQNRLRQYLDRELPEEQAGFRKGRGTRDQIANIRWIMEKAREFQKDVYLCFIDYAKAFDCVDHN; encoded by the coding sequence atggggaagacaagagacctttataagaaaattagagaaattaaaggaaaattccaggcaaaaattggaatgataaaagatagaaacgggaaagatctgagtgaagcagagaatgttaaggaaagatgggcagaatatgtagaagacctatacaagaaagaactgcatcatgacagggctcctactgctgatgttaatgttaatttagaactagagccagatattttggagagcgaaatccagtgggcccttgaaaatatggctgataacaaaactagtagacatgatgaaataccagcagaattgtttaaagccactggaaaggatgcagtgaaagtgctgcactcaatatgtcaaaaaatatggatcacgcagcagtggccagaagactggaaaagatcagtattcatccccatttcAAAGAggaaaagttctaaagaatgctcagattaccgaacaatcgcacttatttcacatgctagcaaagttatgttgaaaatcttacaaaatagacttcgccaatatctagatcgagagctgccagaagaacaagctggatttaggaaaggaagaggaactagagatcaaattgctaacattcggtggattatggaaaaagcgagagaattccagaaagatgtgtacctctgctttattgactacgccaaagcctttgactgcgtcgatcacaac